ACGCCAAATTGATGCTCAATAACAAGCATCGGCTCATTACTAAATACCATACCGGCACTCAGTGGTTTAGGGTTATTTCTCACCAAATAAGGCCATTCGTGAATATCGAGTCCACAACCGTGACCGGTACGATGAGGCAGCCCAGGTAAATCATAATCAGGACTGAAACCATAATCGGCAAGAACACGTCTTGCGGCTTCATCGACAGAGCCACAACTATGTCCAATTTGTGCTTGTTCAAAAGCCGCAACTTGTGCATCTTTTTCGGCTTGCCACGCGCGTTTTTGTGCGTCTGTCGCTTGACCATACGCATAGGTTCGAGTGATATCTGAGTTGTATCCTTGTACTAGGCACCCAGTATCAATTAACACCCAGTCATTTTCTTGCAATATTTGCGCTTCTTTGACCCCATGTGGAAACGAAGTGGCAAGACCAAATAAGACAATACAAAAAGACGAGCCCGCTTTTGCACCTACTTTACGATGTGCTTGGTCAATAAAATCAGAGACTTCACGAGTTGAGATACCCGGTTTTAAAATTCTCGCTGCCGCTTTTTGAACCGTGAGAGTCATGTCCTTAGCCCGTTGCATTAAGGCTATTTCGGCTGCAGACTTTTGTTCGCGGCAAGTTGCTGTGATTATGTCAGCATTGACATAACTCATCGCGGGTGCAGCTTTTCTTAAACCATCAAAAATGAAGAATGAAGCCGATTCATCTATAGCAACTTGGCCTTGAGTGATATTGAGCTTCGTTAATGTATCGGCAAAAACAGCATAGGGGCTTTCGTGCTCTTGCCAACCAATAAATTGACCTTGGATGAGCATGTGGTCGCGTAATGAACCCTCTTCAAAATAAGGCGCGATAAAAGCAAGTTCTCCCTCAGCAGGAAGAATTGCGCCAACCATTCGCTCACTCTTATACCATTTTAATCCAGTAAAATAATATAGATTCGTCCCTGCATCGAGGTACATGGCTGCGATATTGTTTTGTTTCATTAATGATTGTGCTCGAAGGATCCGTGCTTGATACTCACTTTCCTCGATCGGACGAATGTCCAAGGTCATATCTGTCAGATTTGCTAATTCTTGTTCTGGGGTTGAACCACCTACACCAATAGTCATGTTATACTCCAAATTGTATACAATGTGCGAAATTTAGCATGATAAACGTTTGAAAAAAAGCCATCTTCTACAGTTTGAGCCGAAATTCTAAATATAGAGTGCTTTTGCCTTACTTAACTTATACAATTGAGACTATATAACATATTTAATTTGCAAGACGTCACTCCTTGCCATAATTGATACTAATTGAACACTGTTTGGCAAAGGCCTCTTTTTTCTTAATGACAGATATAACCACTCATCAGGCTTCCCGCCGACGTTTATTAATTGCACTCGCTATTACGTGCACCTTTATGATCATCCAGTTGTTTGGCGCTTATTATGCTAATTCGTTAGCGGTATTGGCGGATGCTGGCCATTTATTCATTCACAACAGCTCCTTGTTTATCGCGTTAATTGCATCTGCGGTCGCGGTGAAGTTGGCTAAAACCTATCATGATGGTTACCAAAAAGCAGAACTTACAGGTGGTTTGATAAACGGCACACTGTATCTACTTATTAGCAGTTTTATTATATTTAAAGGAAGTGAGCGGTTTTTCGAGCATCACCATGGGGAAACCCTTGCGATTAATACTTTTGTGATGTCGAGTGTTGCCGCGATTGGCTTTTTGTTTCACGCTACGGCGGCATGGGTGCTTTATAAAGGACGTAAAGACAGCATTAATGTTTATGCGGTATTTTTGCATACCTTTTTTGATTTACTGTCGACTGTTTCGACGTT
This Pseudoalteromonas ulvae UL12 DNA region includes the following protein-coding sequences:
- a CDS encoding M24 family metallopeptidase, with product MTIGVGGSTPEQELANLTDMTLDIRPIEESEYQARILRAQSLMKQNNIAAMYLDAGTNLYYFTGLKWYKSERMVGAILPAEGELAFIAPYFEEGSLRDHMLIQGQFIGWQEHESPYAVFADTLTKLNITQGQVAIDESASFFIFDGLRKAAPAMSYVNADIITATCREQKSAAEIALMQRAKDMTLTVQKAAARILKPGISTREVSDFIDQAHRKVGAKAGSSFCIVLFGLATSFPHGVKEAQILQENDWVLIDTGCLVQGYNSDITRTYAYGQATDAQKRAWQAEKDAQVAAFEQAQIGHSCGSVDEAARRVLADYGFSPDYDLPGLPHRTGHGCGLDIHEWPYLVRNNPKPLSAGMVFSNEPMLVIEHQFGVRLEDHFYISEAGPVWFTEPAHSVDDPFGLNA
- a CDS encoding cation diffusion facilitator family transporter; the protein is MTDITTHQASRRRLLIALAITCTFMIIQLFGAYYANSLAVLADAGHLFIHNSSLFIALIASAVAVKLAKTYHDGYQKAELTGGLINGTLYLLISSFIIFKGSERFFEHHHGETLAINTFVMSSVAAIGFLFHATAAWVLYKGRKDSINVYAVFLHTFFDLLSTVSTFIASVIIHFTGWLVVDLLSSMLISVFVLFTGLKLIYHCLKGLLFAKPRLPSLKKIEAAMLKIEHIENVHNLTVKAVDERFIVGAHVVLKHACTIEKHDEMCRFEIEKMLKTQFKVSDSVLQVEASGCQH